Proteins from a genomic interval of Medicago truncatula cultivar Jemalong A17 chromosome 3, MtrunA17r5.0-ANR, whole genome shotgun sequence:
- the LOC120579668 gene encoding uncharacterized protein: protein MGIRLYKKIIEYTFSHNVQRFRINYNSIQHLPPCFFSSHTLTSLHLSSYSLFRSGSTQIFPNSLNFPALTTLSLERLAFRCGTSDDDGCVDPFSTFNMLNTLIIDLCVILDAQNLRISSTKLLNLTICMYDNDPRKNFRSSFGIELYAPTVHTFEYSGGEYIPKLFGSKSVISSIKHVSIHLLSFRRNKTSILFSWLVELANIESLTANSSALTDLLVFPDLLKVKLPSLLCNLKSLKLKLFQPWAHAKLVDFLLQNSPSAKVEFSKSLL from the exons ATGGGGATTAGACTATACAAAAAGATCATAGAATACACTTTTTCACACAATGTCCAACGCTTTCGAATCAATTATAATAGTATTCAACACCTTCCACCATGCTTCTTTTCATCTCATACTTTAACCTCCCTTCATCTTTCTAGTTATTCTTTGTTTCGCTCTGGCTCGACACAAATATTTCCAAATTCTCTCAATTTCCCAGCATTAACCACTCTGTCTCTAGAGCGCCTTGCCTTTCGTTGCGGCACAAGTGATGATGATGGTTGCGTCGACCCCTTTTCCACATTTAACATGTTGAATACTTTGATCATTGACTTATGTGTAATTCTGGATGCACAAAACCTTCGCATTTCAAGTACCAAGCTTCTCAATTTAACTATATGTATGTACGATAATGATCCTCGGAAAAATTTCAGATCCTCTTTCGGAATCGAGTTATATGCTCCAACTGTCCATACTTTTGAATATAGTGGTGGTGAAtatattccaaaactttttgGGAGCAAGAGTGTTATCTCTTCTATCAAACATGTAAGTATTCATTTATTGAGTTTTCGAAGGAACAAAACATCAATTCTATTCAGCTGGCTGGTTGAACTTGCTAATATCGAATCATTGACCGCCAATTCCTCTGCACTTAcg GATCTTTTAGTGTTTCCTGATTTATTGAAGGTTAAGCTCCCTTCCTTGTTGTGTAACTTGAAgtcactaaaattaaaattgttccAACCATGGGCACATGCCAAATTGGTGGACTTTTTGCTTCAAAACTCACCCTCAGCAAAGGTTGAGTTCAGCAAGTCATTATTATAA
- the LOC11427950 gene encoding hydroxypyruvate reductase → MRRESVLYLLRRTKSLFQRKSQHSLLFSTTTQNSRKNLMERNGSMINDVERKTTRVLFCGPQFPCSHLYTTEYLQNHSSIKVDVLPLEEIPKAIANYHVCVVKMMKLDSNIISRAVQMKLIMQYGVGLEGVDIDAATKHGIKVARIPSGGTGNSTACAEMAIYLMLGLLRKQNEMQISIQQRKLGEPIGDTLFGKTIFILGFGNIGIDLARRLKPFGVKVIATKRSWASYAQNTNELNRNDVDDLVDVKGSHEDIYDFATKADIVACCLNLNSETAGIVNNNFISSMKKGALLVNVARGRLLDYEAVVKNLESGHLGGLGTDVAWTEPFDPDDRILKFKNVIMTPHIAGVTEHSYRSMAKVVGDVVLQLHAGNPLTGIELVN, encoded by the exons atgagaagagAAAGTGTGTTGTACTTGTTGAGGAGAACCAAATCTTTGTTTCAACGAAAATCCCAacactctcttctcttctctacAACAACTCAAAATTCCAG GAAAAATCTGATGGAGAGAAACGGGAGCATGATAAATGATGTTGAGAGAAAAACGACTCGTGTTTTGTTTTGTGGACCTCAGTTCCCATGTTCTCATCTATATACAACAGAGTATTTGCAGAATCATTCATCTATCAAG GTTGATGTTCTCCCTTTGGAAGAAATTCCCAAGGCTATTGCCAACTATCATGTTTGTGTAGTAAAAATGATGAAGCTAGATTCAAACATAATTTCTCGAGCAGTTCAGATGAAGCTTATAATGCAGTATGGTGTTGGGCTGGAAG GTGTTGATATCGATGCTGCGACAAAGCATGGAATCAAAGTTGCTAGGATCCCCAGTGGTGGTACTGGAAATTCAACTGCATGTGCTGAAATGGCCATATATCTAATGTTGGGTCTTCTCCGTAAGCAA AATGAAATGCAGATTTCCATACAACAAAGGAAGCTTGGAGAGCCTATCGGTGATACTTTATTTGGGAAAACT ATATTCATATTGGGCTTCGGGAAcattggaattgatttagcacGGCGATTGAAACCATTTGGTGTAAAAGTTATTGCTACAAAGCGGAGTTGGGCTTCATATGCACAAAACACTAACGAATTAAATAGAA atgatgttgatgatCTTGTTGATGTGAAGGGTAGTCATGAAGATATATATGACTTCGCGACGAAAGCTGACATTGTTGCTTGCTGCTTAAACTTAAACAGTGAAACG gCTGGTATTGTCAACAATAACTTCATTTCTTCCATGAAAAAG GGTGCCCTTCTGGTGAATGTTGCTAGAGGTCGTCTTTTAGACTATGAGGCTGTGGTCAAAAACCTTGAATCCGGACATTTAGGAGGGCTAGGCACCGATGTTGCATGGACGGAGCCGTTTGATCCTGATGATCGGATATTGAAATTTAAGAACGTTATCATGACCCCTCATATTGCAGGCGTTACAGAACACTCCTATAGATCCATGGCTAAG GTTGTTGGTGATGTGGTTCTTCAACTTCATGCTGGAAATCCTTTGACAGGAATTGAGTTAGTCAATTGA